A section of the Solitalea canadensis DSM 3403 genome encodes:
- a CDS encoding polysaccharide deacetylase family protein, with product MTTRRDFIKQSSMVGLVSLVQPASIISGIRSKNVNAMNNENTYWPDGSRLMISVSMQFEAGGQPIDAESPFPPTMIKGFNDLPAQTWYEYGYKEGIPRMLELWDKFNIKVTSHMVGSAVLKNPALAKEIVQRGHEAAAHGMNWSSQYNLPYEDEKKFISDGVEAVKKVTGIRPVGYNANWLRRGENTLKILQELGFTYHIDDLSRDEPFIIKVNNKDFAVVPYTLRCNDIMLIEGRQFSADQFLVQLKMEFDQLYSESFTKRRMMSISFHDRIGGTPQMVDAARQFFEYATKQKGVVFKRKDEIAQLALKNKDTIRE from the coding sequence ATGACAACACGCCGCGACTTTATAAAACAAAGCAGTATGGTTGGCTTGGTTAGTTTGGTTCAACCTGCTTCCATAATTTCAGGAATAAGGAGTAAAAATGTTAATGCTATGAATAATGAAAATACATATTGGCCAGATGGTTCCAGGTTAATGATTTCAGTTTCGATGCAGTTTGAGGCTGGCGGACAACCAATTGATGCGGAAAGTCCGTTTCCACCAACAATGATTAAAGGATTTAACGACTTACCGGCTCAAACCTGGTATGAATACGGATATAAAGAAGGAATTCCTCGAATGTTGGAGCTATGGGATAAGTTCAACATCAAGGTAACGTCACACATGGTTGGGTCGGCTGTGTTGAAGAATCCTGCATTGGCAAAAGAAATTGTTCAGCGCGGACATGAAGCTGCCGCACACGGTATGAATTGGTCTTCACAGTATAATTTACCTTATGAGGATGAAAAGAAATTTATATCCGATGGGGTAGAGGCTGTAAAAAAGGTTACCGGAATAAGACCTGTAGGTTATAATGCTAATTGGTTACGCCGGGGAGAAAACACATTGAAAATCTTGCAAGAATTAGGTTTTACGTATCACATTGATGATTTAAGCAGAGATGAACCGTTTATCATTAAGGTGAATAATAAAGATTTTGCAGTTGTTCCTTACACACTTCGATGCAATGATATCATGCTCATCGAAGGTCGACAATTTTCAGCCGATCAATTTCTTGTGCAACTCAAGATGGAGTTTGATCAACTATATAGTGAGTCGTTCACCAAAAGAAGGATGATGTCAATTAGCTTTCATGACCGGATTGGAGGTACACCACAAATGGTTGATGCAGCCCGACAATTCTTTGAATATGCAACAAAACAAAAAGGAGTTGTTTTTAAACGGAAAGACGAGATTGCTCAATTAGCGCTAAAGAATAAAGATACGATAAGAGAATAA
- a CDS encoding helix-turn-helix domain-containing protein — MKRYIQHEFLKISHFEATKWEHPIHNHNHFEIIFIHAGKGVHYLSGNEQPYSEHSLFLLRPSDYHSFDIHEKTLFTFLKFNNVYLSGIGNIQVQTNWNQHMDELLMLNSLMDAPILRNEEDAKKTDGLLRLIADEWKETRNETNETIFFLIQATLSIIKRNISSLRTNGAINDRITAIINYIHKNIYHLEMTQADHLGDVFGLSKHYLGIYFKEKTGINLRDYINNYKLNLITNRLKYSSFSIKDICNELGFSDLSHFNKFFKTHTGINPSQYRKELIL; from the coding sequence ATGAAAAGATACATTCAACATGAATTTTTAAAGATTTCTCATTTTGAGGCAACAAAATGGGAACATCCGATTCATAATCATAATCATTTCGAAATCATCTTCATACACGCAGGAAAGGGAGTTCATTATCTTTCAGGCAACGAGCAACCTTATTCAGAGCATTCATTGTTTCTGTTAAGACCTTCTGATTATCACTCTTTTGACATTCATGAAAAGACTTTATTTACTTTTTTAAAGTTCAATAATGTATACTTAAGTGGAATTGGAAATATACAAGTTCAAACTAATTGGAATCAGCACATGGATGAGCTCTTAATGCTCAACTCACTTATGGATGCCCCAATATTGCGAAATGAGGAAGACGCGAAGAAAACCGATGGTTTATTAAGACTGATTGCAGACGAATGGAAAGAGACGAGGAACGAAACGAATGAAACCATATTTTTTCTTATTCAGGCTACATTATCAATAATAAAAAGGAATATCAGCAGTTTACGAACGAATGGTGCAATTAACGATCGAATAACTGCAATTATCAATTACATTCACAAAAACATCTACCATCTTGAAATGACCCAGGCAGATCATTTAGGCGATGTATTTGGACTATCAAAGCATTATTTGGGGATCTACTTTAAAGAAAAAACTGGCATCAATCTTCGTGATTATATAAACAATTACAAATTGAATCTAATAACCAATCGCCTAAAGTATAGTTCATTTTCAATTAAAGATATCTGCAATGAGTTGGGATTTTCCGATCTCAGTCATTTCAATAAATTCTTTAAAACTCACACAGGCATAAATCCCTCACAATACCGTAAAGAACTGATCCTATAA
- a CDS encoding DoxX family protein, with the protein MNNTIVAYLLLRIAVGASMFGHGLVRLPKLHGFSQWMVGTFEKSMLPKVLVLPFSYILPIAEFSIGLFLILGLFTQQTLIAGIIVMIFLVFGSCTIEEWGAVPSQLMHAAFFAMLLLFINHNQLTIKSLLTGK; encoded by the coding sequence ATGAATAACACAATAGTTGCTTATCTTTTGCTTCGAATAGCAGTAGGAGCAAGTATGTTTGGACACGGTTTAGTAAGGCTGCCCAAATTACATGGCTTCAGTCAATGGATGGTTGGAACTTTTGAAAAATCCATGCTACCCAAAGTCTTAGTGCTTCCCTTTAGCTATATTTTACCAATCGCTGAATTCAGTATCGGGCTGTTTTTAATTCTTGGATTGTTTACCCAACAAACGCTGATTGCCGGAATCATAGTAATGATTTTCCTTGTTTTTGGCTCTTGCACGATAGAAGAATGGGGCGCTGTTCCTTCACAATTAATGCATGCAGCTTTTTTTGCCATGCTTTTACTTTTTATTAATCACAACCAATTGACTATTAAATCGCTTTTAACAGGTAAGTAA